The Pirellulales bacterium sequence GCCTCGGCGAACGAAGTGGTGGTGAGGTCGCCCATGCTGAAGCGGCCGTCGTGGTCGAAGCAGCAGGCCGACAGCCGACCGTCAAACGTGATGTGCCCCTCGGTGAAGATCGACCAGCAAGGGATCGGTTCGCGCATGGCGTCGAGCCGGCCAGGGTTGCCGGCCACGGGGCGCGTGCCGCCGGCGCCCGCGGTCAGACCGGCCTGTCCATACAATGGCAGCCAGTAGTGCTCGTCGACGAATGGCTCGATCTGCGCGACCGCCTCTTGCATGCGGGTGAGTTGCTCGCCGTCGTAGCGGATGCTGGAGGCGTACAGACCGCAGCGGAAGCCTCCCTGCTCGCGCACGGCAAACGCGCCACGGATGTTGTCGATGATGGTGTGAAAGTCGCTCGCCTTGACGCGCGTGACTTCGTGGAACTGCTCGGGCGTGGCGCTGTTGAAGCTGAATTTGAGACTATCCAGCCCGGCGGCCATGCAGTCGCGAATGCGGTCGGGCGTGGCGAGCCGGCCGTTGGTGGTGAGGAAGACATACGGATAGCCGCACTCTTCTTTGGCGTAGCGAATGGCCTCTGGCAACCACGGACAGAGAAACGACTCGCCGAGATAAAAGACGCCTAGCTCCTCGACGCCGTCGTCGCGCATCTGGCGGACGATCTGCCGGTAGAAATCGAGATCGATATCGGCCTTGTTGCGCAGCCGTTTGGCGGTGGCGCAGAAGAAACAGTTCAGATCGCAGCGGGCCGTCAGCTCGATCTTTACGCTGCGCGGAATTGGCGGATCGACGCGGCGGTACTCAGGCGGAATGCGAGTGATGGCGTCGATGCGCGCGGTGATGCGCGAGCGAGGCCGGTCGCCCAAAGCCGGCGCTGTGCCGTCCAAGGGATTCGCTATCACCGGCAACGGGATCACGGTGGAAGAGACCTGGACGACGGGAGGGAGTGACATTCGCCGACCTCGGGCAACCAGACGCCTCGGTGGACCACCGGGGGTTCGGAGTTTGACCCCTGGCGGCTAAATAGGATAATTACATCCAAATTATCGGCCGCAAGTTGACGCGACTTCAATGATTTGCGCCAACTCGTGGGCTACTCACGATGAATCCGAGGTGTGCGAACTTTTCGCCGGGGCAGATTGGTAGGATGGGCAATGACGAGCAAGGCAAACCTGTGAGCGAGCGAACCACGACATGAGCCGCGATGCCGCATCGGCGCTGGACACCCCGCCGCTAGACACCACACGGATTCGCGCCGATTTTCCGATTCTGGCCACGCGAACCCCCAGCGGGGCGCCGCTGGCCTATCTGGATAGCGCCGCCACCACCCAGCATCCGCGGCAGGTGATTCAGACGGTCGCCGAGGTGTACGAGCAGTCGTACGCCAATGTCCACCGTGGCATTCATTGGCTGAGCGACCGGGTGACCGACCTGTTCGAGCAGGCCCGCGACAAGACGCAAAGCTTCATCCACGCGCCGGCGCGCGAGGAGGTGATTTTCACGCGCGGCGCCACCGAGTCGATCAACCTGGTGGCGCGCAGTTGGGGAGACGCGTTCCTGCAATCGGGCGATGAAATACTGCTCACCGAGTTGGAGCATCACGCCAACATTGTGCCGTGGCACGACGCGGCCGCGCGGACGGGGGCCACTGTGCGGTTTTGCCCGATCGCCGACGATGGCCGCTTGG is a genomic window containing:
- a CDS encoding radical SAM protein encodes the protein MSLPPVVQVSSTVIPLPVIANPLDGTAPALGDRPRSRITARIDAITRIPPEYRRVDPPIPRSVKIELTARCDLNCFFCATAKRLRNKADIDLDFYRQIVRQMRDDGVEELGVFYLGESFLCPWLPEAIRYAKEECGYPYVFLTTNGRLATPDRIRDCMAAGLDSLKFSFNSATPEQFHEVTRVKASDFHTIIDNIRGAFAVREQGGFRCGLYASSIRYDGEQLTRMQEAVAQIEPFVDEHYWLPLYGQAGLTAGAGGTRPVAGNPGRLDAMREPIPCWSIFTEGHITFDGRLSACCFDHDGRFSMGDLTTTSFAEA